One stretch of Papaver somniferum cultivar HN1 unplaced genomic scaffold, ASM357369v1 unplaced-scaffold_88, whole genome shotgun sequence DNA includes these proteins:
- the LOC113346038 gene encoding uncharacterized protein LOC113346038: MRVLYWNINGIARDAAKNKLRELILEFKPDIFCLAEPKVHCTLRFLRKLYVAGYKKEVIHNVVDSSKGSPAFIFPFKLKRLKAAMNDWNSHVFGNIFAKLKQAELTMEVALRISDEDPEDITKLNSAKEASVILQEIRSHRVTMLKQKSRNKWLLEGASNTSFFHANIRMRRSSNMISELVDDNGAVITDCDQIRGYTVSFFESKFNGDELPIDEELFNYDHNIISVEDSQRMDEIPTMEEIKNAVFYLDADSAPGPDGFSGCFYRHCWDVVQYDLVRAITYCWQRQIIPHGANSSLIILLAKVRGANTLRNFRPIGLKVFRRYGFSQNWCSWILAILNSARISIILNGSPEGFFKINRGLRQGNMKSLHNLLALLGKYQSASGQTVCRQKSKIYYGGGSLSRFGTITNLLGMEVTTFPDRYLGVQIMPGAVKYRHICNVIEKIKKQLSVWKGKLLSFQDRVVLINSVIASYAIHNMAVYKWPRKFVQHAERVIRNFLWSGDAEVARKFVVGYPKVCCPLKEGGLGITSMVVTNKALLMKLWWSIRSSNKKWARFLWAKFTTKQGSIKLYGVNSSILPGMKLIHSIVDKNTKVLIGNGRSTSLYFDVWYGNECIADMLNETDLDRNVKVSDIIVNNAWMMQGDHIQNLVRAGVDLSNFPLLQGGNDCRVWMPEMNGHFSVSSAKNIIRRAYPKSAIYGLLWRKEIHPKLAAQNWKICREVCATQDKIKSRFKVEMANKCYLCNMEEESLEHIIWSCTFATQIWQWCSGLFNLTPYYDIVNSYKSAKGRSRIVKDLWLLAILVIRSELWQTRNKACFQNSSVSIHFFRKRVFYLISEYAGRLKGFMHNTTTDLDLLNFFRVMHRKVKQVQPIECFWSPPNRDEILLCCDGAAKGNPGIAGAGVVVLGYEVEC, translated from the exons ATGCGTGTTCTCTATTGGAACATTAATGGCATTGCACGGGATGCAGCCAAAAATAAGTTAAGAGAGTTAATTCTTGAGTTTAAGCCAGATATTTTCTGTCTAGCTGAACCTAAGGTGCATTGTACCTTGCGTTTCTTACGCAAATTATATGTAGCTGGTTATAAGAAGGAAGTTATTCATAATGTTGTTGATTCGTCTAAAg GATCtcctgcttttatttttcctttcaagctCAAGAGGTTAAAAGCTGCTATGAATGATTGGAATTCACATGTTTTTGGCAATATTTTTGCTAAGCTAAAACAAGCTGAATTGACTATGGAAGTGGCTCTTCGTATTTCGGATGAGGATCCAGAGGATATAACTAAGCTGAATTCTGCCAAGGAGGCTTCAGTTATTCTTCAGGAAATTCGTTCTCATCGTGTTACTATGCTAAAGCAAAAATCACGTAATAAATGGCTTTTGGAGGGAGCTAGTAATACTTCTTTCTTTCATGCTAATATCAGAATGCGCAGGAGTAGTAATATGATTTCGGAGTTGGTGGATGATAATGGGGCTGTTATTACTGATTGTGATCAAATTAGAGGCTATACGGTTTCTTTTTTTGAGTCAAAGTTTAATGGTGATGAGTTGCCTATTGATGAGGAGCTTTTTAATTATGATCATAACATCATCTCGGTGGAGGATAGTCAGAGAATGGATGAAATTCCTACTATGGAGGAGATTAAGAATGCTGTTTTCTATTTGGATGCGGATAGTGCACCAGGGccggatggtttctctggttgttttTATAGGCATTGTTGGGACGTGGTGCAATATGACCTTGTCAGAGCTATCACGTACTGTTGGCAGCGGCAAATCATTCCTCATGGtgctaattctagtcttattattcTTCTTGCCAAGGTTAGAGGAGCCAACACTCTTCGAAACTTtcggcctattggtctta AGGTTTTTCGAAGGTATGGTTTCTCTCAAAATTGGTGTTCTTGGATTTTGGCTATTCTTAACTCAGCAAGGATTTCTATTATTCTTAATGGAAGTCCAGAGGGATTCTTCAAAATCAATAGAGGTCTTCggcaag gcaatatGAAGAGTCTGCATAACCTTCTTGCTTTGCTTGGTAAATACCAAAGTGCCTCGGGCCAAACTGTctgtcgtcaaaagagtaagatttattatggtggtggttctttgaGTCGCTTTGGGACTATCACTAATTTACTGGGTATGGAAGTTACTACTTTTCCGGACaggtatttgggagttcaaattatgcCTGGAGCAGTTAAGTATCGTCACATTTGTAATGTGATAGAGAAAATTAAGAAGCAACTTTCGGTTTGGAAAGGTAAgttactttcttttcaagatagagttgttctTATCAATTCAGTGATAGCGAGTTATGCTattcacaacatggcggtgtacaaaTGGCCTAGAAAATTTGTTCAACATGCTGAAAGAgttattcgtaattttctttggtcgggtGATGCTGAAGTTGCAAGGAAATTTGTTGTTGGATATCCAAAGGTTTGCTGTCCGTTGAAGGAAGGGGGTCTTGGTATAACCAGCATGGTTGTTACTAATAAGGCTCTTCTAATGAAGCTTtggtggagtattcgttcttctaacaagaaatgggctcgtttCTTATGGGCGAAATTTACTACTAAGCAGGGTAGTATAAAGCTTTATGGGGTGAATTCTTCTATTTTGCCGGGCATGAAACTGATTCATTCTATTGTTGACAAGAATACCAAGGTTCTCATTGGGAACGGGAGGtctacatctctttattttgatgtttggtatggtaaTGAGTGTATTGCTGATATGCTTAATGAAACTGACTTGGACAGAAATGTCAAGGTCAGTGATATTATTGTTAATAATGCTTGGATGATGCAGGGAgatcatattcagaatttggtCCGTGCGGGTGTGGATCTTTCAAATTTTCCTTTGTTACAAGGAGGGAATGATTGTAGAGTTTGGATGCCGGAGATGAATGGCCACTTTTCAGTCTCTTCAGCAAAGAATATCATTAGAAGGGCGTATCCAAAATCAGCAATttatggtcttttgtggaggaaAGAAATTCATCCCAAATTGGCTGCTCAgaattggaagatatgtcgtgagGTTTGTGCAACTCAAGACAAGATCAAGAGTAGATTCAAAGTTGAAATGGCCAACAAATGTTACTTGTGCAACATGGAGGAAGAATCTTTGGAGCATATTATTTGGAGTTGTACGTTTGCAACTCAAATTtggcagtggtgttcaggtttgtttaaTCTAACACCTTATTACGATATTGTGAATTCATATAAATCAGCAAAGGGTAGAAGTAGAATTGTCAAAGATTTATGGCTTTTAGCTATTTTGGTGATTCGCTCGGAATTATGGCAAACAAGAAATAAGGCATGTTTTCAGAATTCTTCTGTTAGCATTCATTTTTTTAGGAAGAGAGTGTTCTATTTGATTAGTGAATACGCTGGTCGTTTGAAGGGTTTCATGCATAATACTACAACGGACTTGGATCTTTTGAACTTTTTCCGTGTGATGCATAGGAAGGTTAAGCAGGTTCAGCCAATTGAGTGCTTTTGGAGTCCGCCAAATAGGgatgaaattttattatgttgtgatggagcagccAAAGGAAATCCGGGTATAgctggagctggtgttgttgttc tgggctatgaAGTGGAATGTTAA